A stretch of DNA from Xiphophorus maculatus strain JP 163 A chromosome 8, X_maculatus-5.0-male, whole genome shotgun sequence:
ctcagcctcactcctcttcttctctctggctgTTCACTCTGCCCAGATACTTGTTCATCAGTTCTCAGACATgtaacattgtgttgtgttctgactATATAGAGCATAATGTTGCCAACTGATGGTTCACAAGATGCACCTccaatctgtttcagaaaactggttgatcGTTGGTTGAGCTAATGGTTCATACACTGACCTGTTAGAGAAACTCAGGACTCACTTGGGAGCAATTTACCAATTcaggacagatttagaaaataatagaatataaattaattaatatatgatTCACATTATGACAACTTTAAGACTTATGCATGTTAAGACTTACACAATGAACTGATGCTATTTTGGAAGTTGAGAATTCAACACAGACACGTTGTTGTCCTGTTGTCCTcattttctgtatacaccctttATCCtccgggtcaaaatgacccgtctTCAATAAACCCCCAATATAAGcagcttaattgaattttaaacaccaaattctATCTTGTATATTGTCACTcaccacaaaatgtgtgaatacttgacttttccctctccacttgaatttctatagcttaagaaaaaaaatgtgcaaaatgagtttcgaatgcatttttattcatcacagtgactaattttcttttacttttctccagtgaacaagaggatgtacaatacaaaaatatgacaaataacaTAACCCATTCAACTAATTGGCACATGTAGGGCAGTATGCAAGTGCACAGCCTTTGCAGATATATTTCttacacctgcagcacacagtatgtgttttacagtctgaGGGCAGAACTGACATCTCTTCCTCTTACTTGGCTTAGCTGAGGAAGTGGCTGTGGTAGATGGATCCTCAGgttgatcaggagctgctgcactctGAATAGCTTTCACAACTGCTGCTGAGGCTTCTGTGTGGGGGACATGCTTCCTTCTTTCAATGAGTGGAGTTACAAGTGCCTTTCCTAGCTGCTCCAGGAACACCCTCTTCTTGTTGTGCTTATGAGACATCCAGGTTGGGTTGATCTCTATCCAAATCACAAAGGCATTGTAGGAGGACACATCAATGATGTTGTGGAAGATGACCAGGGGCCAGCGGGCAGTCATTCTTCTGCAGCTATATGCTCCAATCACCTTATCTAGGTTGTCCACACCTCCTTTGTTTCGGTTTTATTCCAGGATGATGATTGGCTTCCTGTCCTCACGGTCACTAATGTCGCCGTCTTTGTGCAGTGTGCTCAGAAGAactacattcttgtttttctttgggaggtAGGAAACTAGAGTGGTGGTGGGTGTGAAGGCAAACTTTGAGGAGAAGACCTCTCTCTCCTTTGACCCAAGCAGTGCAGGTGGGAGCTCAGGCTTGTTCTTTTGAACTGTACCAACCATGGTGATCTTCCTCTTCAGGAGCTGCTGTCCGAGTTCATAAGAGTTGAAGAAATTGTCACATGTCACATTGTGACCCCTCAGTCCCTCTGTCACATCAAGCACAACTCGCAACCCCTGGTTCTTCTCTGGGCATCCACTGGTTGACTTCCCAGTATAGACTTGCATTTTCCAAGCATAGCTTGATTCAGAAGCCACCCAT
This window harbors:
- the LOC111609474 gene encoding piggyBac transposable element-derived protein 3-like, which codes for MPVKLFHTYSRLMRFDDRESRPARRMTDKLAAIREVWDKWVERLPYLYNPEPDVTVDEQLVPFRGCCPFRQYMPSKPAKYGIKSWVASESSYAWKMQVYTGKSTSGCPEKNQGLRVVLDVTEGLRGHNVTCDNFFNSYELGQQLLKRKITMVGTVQKNKPELPPALLGSKEREVFSSKFAFTPTTTLVSYLPKKNKNVVLLSTLHKDGDISDREDRKPIIILE